In Microbulbifer salipaludis, a genomic segment contains:
- a CDS encoding PriCT-2 domain-containing protein has translation MHDQCTLDDVCRALSFLDPECDRDTWARLAMSIKSEFGDSGFDAWDDWSKGHSKYRAADARSTWKSVRGAGGVGIGTLFALAKERGFTFERRELTAEEKRAWAKEKAERERQRKIDAEREVAERLQEQRQVAELAHLIIGDLKPVGSSEYLGQKKIQSHGMKFFHSPVLIVHREEGPVRVTDRSEISAFFNIPKDKQPKFHYFKKGFFALPLVDIDGNLWNLQVITPKGKKLFLRGGRKSGLFAWLGQPDPRMPLVLVEGFATGASVREATGCPVVVCFDCGNLMPVAVQLRGHYPEQHLVFAADDDAGTKDNPGVSKARAAAKAVGGAVWIPSEADALEDAA, from the coding sequence ATGCATGATCAATGTACGCTGGACGATGTGTGCCGGGCGTTGAGCTTTCTCGACCCTGAGTGCGACCGGGATACCTGGGCGCGCTTGGCGATGTCGATCAAGTCGGAATTTGGTGATTCCGGTTTTGATGCCTGGGATGATTGGAGCAAGGGGCACAGTAAGTACCGCGCTGCAGATGCGCGCTCTACCTGGAAGAGTGTGCGCGGTGCTGGCGGTGTTGGCATTGGTACGCTGTTTGCCTTGGCGAAGGAGCGGGGATTTACCTTCGAGCGCCGTGAGCTCACTGCAGAAGAGAAGCGGGCGTGGGCCAAAGAGAAGGCGGAGCGCGAGCGGCAGCGCAAGATTGATGCGGAGCGTGAAGTGGCGGAGCGGCTGCAGGAGCAGCGGCAGGTAGCCGAGCTGGCGCACCTAATCATCGGTGACCTAAAGCCCGTGGGCAGCAGTGAGTACCTGGGACAGAAGAAGATCCAGTCTCACGGTATGAAGTTTTTCCATTCCCCGGTGCTGATCGTGCACCGGGAAGAGGGGCCGGTGCGGGTTACCGACCGGTCCGAGATTAGTGCGTTTTTCAATATCCCCAAAGATAAGCAACCGAAATTTCACTACTTCAAGAAGGGCTTCTTTGCGCTGCCGCTAGTCGATATCGATGGCAACCTCTGGAACCTACAGGTGATCACGCCTAAGGGTAAGAAGCTGTTTCTGCGCGGTGGTCGCAAGAGTGGTCTGTTTGCCTGGCTCGGTCAGCCGGATCCGCGTATGCCGCTGGTGTTGGTTGAGGGGTTTGCTACTGGTGCCAGTGTGCGTGAGGCGACGGGTTGCCCGGTGGTGGTTTGCTTTGATTGCGGCAACCTGATGCCGGTGGCGGTGCAGTTGCGTGGGCACTACCCGGAACAGCACTTGGTATTCGCGGCGGATGATGATGCGGGTACCAAGGATAACCCGGGCGTGAGCAAAGCGAGAGCGGCGGCGAAGGCAGTGGGTGGTGCGGTCTGGATTCCGTCTGAGGCGGATGCGTTGGAGGACGCCGCGTGA
- a CDS encoding helix-turn-helix domain-containing protein: MQELKDRLLTARQLAGLTQQEVADAVGITQPSYALVESGKSYGSKHLVKIALALGVTATWLATGEGEMKDQLVPVAGSVMLDSHQVLGFLKNLLMAESHLAQACSAVGAPPDCEQNALHQRVSAILADIEALSADLQPTILLKNNSAVHRA, from the coding sequence ATGCAGGAACTAAAAGACAGATTGCTGACCGCGCGCCAGCTGGCCGGTTTGACTCAGCAGGAGGTCGCTGACGCGGTTGGGATCACGCAGCCTTCCTATGCCTTGGTTGAATCAGGCAAGTCCTATGGGTCCAAGCACCTGGTGAAAATTGCGTTGGCCCTGGGCGTAACTGCGACCTGGTTGGCGACAGGTGAGGGTGAGATGAAAGACCAGCTGGTACCTGTTGCTGGGTCGGTGATGCTCGACTCGCATCAGGTGCTTGGCTTTCTGAAAAACCTGCTGATGGCAGAGTCGCATTTGGCTCAGGCCTGTTCTGCCGTTGGGGCCCCGCCGGACTGCGAGCAGAACGCGCTGCACCAACGGGTGAGCGCGATCTTGGCTGATATTGAGGCGCTGTCTGCAGATCTACAGCCAACCATTCTCTTGAAGAACAATTCTGCGGTTCATCGGGCCTGA
- a CDS encoding transcriptional regulator, giving the protein MSEAIEDAIKHFGSAGELARQAGVTSMAVSHWKKRGIPVVRALQIDLLTNGQVSKECLRPDIFHPQDAQNDSGVAESSRKAS; this is encoded by the coding sequence ATGTCTGAAGCAATCGAAGATGCAATTAAGCACTTTGGATCTGCCGGCGAGTTGGCACGGCAGGCCGGAGTCACCTCTATGGCGGTCAGCCATTGGAAGAAGCGAGGAATACCCGTAGTGCGGGCGCTACAGATTGATCTGCTGACCAATGGTCAGGTTTCGAAGGAGTGTCTGCGCCCGGATATTTTTCATCCGCAGGACGCTCAGAATGATTCTGGAGTAGCTGAATCAAGCCGCAAGGCAAGTTAA
- a CDS encoding helix-turn-helix domain-containing protein, producing MEKKRSEESKIKGAEFERLARAAGIKWADLARELGVNPQTITHWRKRGVAAAHSVRVSQLLGCEPTDISWIAESLANATVESLRKANLNLLAVERSEEDLLESLSPGAFSAFMRGLEDNKNLSYQRAREIEKLLKLPPSWLDKPHTAEPAPTYSQHESANQPAEQIPSEAQSLIKLIIKTARNGTLLPEHIKLVKQQIQMLTGAK from the coding sequence ATGGAAAAGAAACGCTCGGAAGAGTCAAAAATTAAGGGAGCCGAATTTGAGCGCCTGGCGAGAGCCGCCGGCATCAAGTGGGCCGATCTTGCGCGTGAGCTGGGCGTAAACCCTCAGACCATTACTCACTGGCGGAAGCGCGGCGTTGCTGCCGCCCATTCTGTAAGAGTGTCACAACTGCTGGGATGCGAGCCAACTGACATCAGCTGGATTGCCGAATCACTCGCAAACGCAACGGTTGAAAGCTTAAGAAAGGCTAACCTCAATCTGTTAGCTGTCGAGCGAAGCGAAGAAGACCTGCTGGAGTCGCTGTCCCCAGGCGCATTCTCAGCATTCATGCGCGGGCTCGAGGACAATAAAAATCTCAGTTACCAAAGAGCGAGAGAGATCGAGAAGCTTCTGAAGCTACCTCCATCCTGGCTAGATAAGCCACATACAGCAGAACCGGCACCAACTTATAGCCAGCACGAATCAGCTAACCAACCTGCAGAACAGATACCTAGCGAAGCCCAAAGCCTGATTAAGCTGATTATAAAAACAGCAAGAAATGGAACATTACTCCCGGAACATATCAAACTCGTTAAACAGCAAATCCAAATGCTAACCGGGGCAAAATAA
- a CDS encoding exonuclease domain-containing protein, with the protein MDDSYLESLNFVAVDVETANPNMASICQIGIVVVEAGAVVEEWKTLVDPDDWFDDQCVSVHGIDEEDVRDAPVFRDIAPQILTLFKGRVVVSHTSYDRTSLRRAFAFSPESLEGIEWLDSSVVVRRVWSQFAKRGYGLASITGYLGIEFRHHDALEDARAAAEVVLRAAAESGVGLELLRDMVRRAPALRARTNDPEPNPDGPLFGEQVVFTGSLAVPRAEAKAVAAELGCEVKGGVTKKTTILVVGDQDTSKLAGKEKSSKHLKAEALIQQGVPIRVLVESDFFAMVESESAR; encoded by the coding sequence ATGGATGATTCGTACTTAGAGAGCCTGAATTTTGTGGCGGTCGATGTAGAGACGGCTAATCCAAATATGGCGAGTATTTGCCAGATTGGGATTGTCGTTGTGGAGGCAGGGGCGGTCGTCGAAGAGTGGAAAACGCTTGTGGACCCTGATGATTGGTTTGACGATCAGTGCGTATCGGTCCACGGAATAGATGAGGAGGACGTGCGGGATGCGCCGGTGTTCCGCGACATTGCTCCCCAAATTTTAACCCTGTTTAAGGGTAGGGTTGTGGTTAGCCATACTAGCTATGATCGAACCTCACTGCGGCGGGCGTTTGCGTTCAGTCCTGAGTCTTTGGAGGGGATTGAATGGTTGGATTCTTCTGTGGTGGTTCGCCGCGTGTGGAGCCAATTTGCCAAAAGGGGTTACGGGCTCGCTAGCATCACTGGCTACCTGGGAATTGAATTTCGGCACCACGATGCGTTGGAGGACGCTAGGGCCGCTGCTGAAGTAGTTTTGCGGGCTGCGGCAGAGTCTGGGGTCGGGTTGGAGCTGCTCAGGGATATGGTGCGCCGGGCACCCGCTCTGCGTGCTCGTACAAATGATCCTGAGCCAAATCCCGATGGGCCGCTGTTCGGGGAGCAAGTAGTATTTACCGGCAGCCTCGCGGTGCCGCGTGCGGAAGCTAAGGCAGTGGCCGCTGAGTTGGGTTGCGAGGTCAAAGGTGGCGTAACGAAAAAAACCACTATTCTCGTAGTGGGCGACCAGGATACCTCTAAGCTTGCAGGGAAAGAGAAAAGCTCCAAGCACTTGAAGGCTGAGGCGCTGATTCAGCAGGGCGTCCCTATCCGGGTGTTGGTAGAAAGTGATTTCTTTGCGATGGTTGAATCTGAATCTGCGCGCTGA
- a CDS encoding sigma factor-like helix-turn-helix DNA-binding protein codes for MSVRAKATPTYRPLAPRQAEALTHRARGLSQAETAAAMGCSVGNVSNLMAECFFKLHARGSVDAVAKAVQHGLIQFALVATILAGVGPDASEQMRTRFQRRPTIRTIRIRNREDLA; via the coding sequence ATGTCGGTCAGAGCAAAAGCCACCCCAACCTACCGTCCCCTGGCACCACGCCAAGCCGAAGCGCTCACCCACCGTGCGCGCGGCCTGTCGCAGGCTGAAACAGCAGCGGCCATGGGGTGCTCTGTGGGCAACGTCAGCAACCTAATGGCCGAGTGCTTCTTCAAGCTCCACGCCCGCGGCAGTGTCGACGCCGTTGCCAAAGCGGTGCAGCACGGCCTGATCCAATTCGCACTGGTAGCCACCATCCTCGCCGGCGTCGGTCCTGACGCGAGCGAACAGATGCGCACCCGCTTCCAGCGCCGCCCCACTATTCGAACTATTCGCATCCGCAACCGTGAGGATCTCGCATGA
- a CDS encoding DUF7673 family protein has product MTFTEAANSVEALLTIESYQSGSSEIAALVLLSAWNSYDFAVPVAELARLDPDNYRHALRVLTLRYSGHEPHTVIENGDARFKALHDRWAHLKITEQTGAAA; this is encoded by the coding sequence ATGACTTTTACCGAAGCGGCCAACAGCGTAGAAGCGCTGCTGACCATCGAGAGCTACCAGAGCGGCAGCAGTGAAATCGCCGCGCTGGTTCTGCTCAGCGCCTGGAACAGTTACGACTTCGCCGTACCCGTGGCCGAACTCGCTCGCCTGGATCCAGACAACTACCGCCACGCCCTGCGCGTGCTCACCTTGCGCTACAGCGGCCACGAGCCGCACACCGTAATCGAGAACGGCGACGCGCGCTTCAAAGCCCTGCACGACCGCTGGGCGCACCTGAAAATCACAGAACAAACAGGAGCGGCAGCGTGA
- a CDS encoding dATP/dGTP diphosphohydrolase domain-containing protein: protein MKHDHGKPQWNLLPWHGVEEVVEVLTFGAKKYAPDNWRHVTDARGRYSAAALRHISAFMQGQERDEETDLHHLAHATCCLLFLLEILQFQEADGE, encoded by the coding sequence ATGAAGCACGACCACGGCAAACCCCAGTGGAACCTGTTGCCCTGGCACGGCGTGGAAGAAGTGGTGGAGGTACTGACCTTCGGTGCCAAGAAGTACGCACCAGACAACTGGCGCCACGTCACCGACGCCCGCGGCCGCTACTCCGCTGCCGCACTGCGCCATATCAGCGCCTTTATGCAGGGGCAGGAGCGCGACGAAGAGACAGACTTACACCACCTGGCACACGCAACCTGCTGCCTGCTGTTCCTGCTGGAGATACTCCAGTTTCAGGAAGCGGACGGTGAATGA
- a CDS encoding phage antirepressor KilAC domain-containing protein — MREKLLTLTQAARQLGIGRNTLLKKLRDHGLLLNSERFTCAPSKAAVTNGLLHPKLSEFYRGPVRVQHITAHVTAAGLVHIKDLLDREAEETASAS, encoded by the coding sequence ATGAGAGAGAAATTACTCACCCTCACCCAGGCAGCGCGCCAGCTCGGTATCGGCCGCAACACCCTGCTGAAAAAGCTGCGCGATCACGGCCTGCTGCTGAACAGCGAGAGATTTACCTGCGCCCCCAGCAAGGCAGCAGTGACTAACGGCCTGCTGCACCCAAAGCTCAGCGAGTTTTATCGCGGCCCGGTGCGCGTACAACACATCACCGCCCACGTCACCGCCGCGGGCCTGGTGCACATCAAAGACTTGCTGGACCGAGAAGCCGAAGAAACGGCCAGCGCAAGCTAA
- a CDS encoding DUF2303 family protein: MSMDATAIEHIQQNGPAAEASVRLRSQGLSAVIVPKNCDIQNIEHLQEHRNRFRAELKTNSLEDFVAYYHANEIDMEGSTQVFVQPESMTAKAIFNLYELDGEPGHGDHTASLCEVKTAPFKSLLKIDGTRMSQKDFAEWMEDWRDHLKATDSQGEELNLTKAIAAIRRITIEATAKSDTEVRSFGASRSAMESIEAKSEDQLPAFLEFTCNPYKDLGQRTFQLRVGILTGEKQPVLVARIIKLEEHEETMAFEFKGLINAALPDGAPIYLGAFALNR; this comes from the coding sequence ATGTCCATGGACGCCACTGCCATCGAACACATCCAGCAAAACGGGCCGGCCGCCGAAGCCAGCGTTCGCCTCAGAAGCCAGGGCCTGTCAGCGGTTATCGTGCCGAAAAATTGCGATATCCAAAACATTGAGCACCTGCAGGAGCACCGCAACCGATTCCGCGCAGAACTGAAAACCAACTCTCTGGAAGATTTCGTGGCCTATTACCACGCCAATGAAATCGATATGGAAGGCAGCACCCAGGTATTTGTTCAGCCGGAAAGCATGACCGCAAAAGCGATCTTTAACCTCTACGAACTGGACGGCGAGCCTGGCCACGGTGACCACACCGCAAGCCTGTGCGAAGTGAAAACCGCCCCATTCAAAAGCCTGCTGAAGATCGACGGCACACGCATGAGTCAGAAGGACTTCGCCGAATGGATGGAAGACTGGCGCGATCACCTGAAAGCCACCGACAGCCAGGGCGAGGAACTGAACCTCACCAAAGCCATCGCCGCGATCCGCCGCATCACCATCGAAGCCACCGCCAAGAGCGATACCGAGGTGCGCAGCTTCGGCGCCAGCCGTAGTGCTATGGAGTCCATTGAAGCCAAGAGCGAAGACCAGCTGCCGGCCTTCCTGGAATTCACCTGCAACCCCTACAAGGATCTCGGCCAGCGCACCTTCCAACTGCGCGTCGGCATCCTCACCGGTGAAAAGCAACCGGTACTGGTTGCCCGCATCATCAAACTGGAAGAGCACGAAGAAACCATGGCATTTGAATTCAAGGGCCTGATCAACGCCGCACTGCCAGATGGTGCGCCCATCTACCTCGGCGCCTTCGCACTCAACCGATAA
- a CDS encoding helix-turn-helix transcriptional regulator produces the protein MMGSTTSKPAFLRMPQVQDQTGLKKTYIYHLVSTGQFPAPIKLGKRAVAWLSEDIDNWIKERITNSQPPEPVTPNPVETAPLSFLDKRELKDIADELNRIRSEAKNAATLCEQDLYWIAEAEFQIFRIAKNIAGE, from the coding sequence ATGATGGGATCAACTACCAGTAAGCCTGCTTTTTTGCGCATGCCACAAGTGCAAGACCAAACCGGCCTGAAAAAAACATATATCTACCACCTTGTGAGCACTGGTCAATTTCCAGCACCGATCAAGCTGGGGAAACGGGCCGTCGCCTGGCTCAGTGAAGACATTGACAACTGGATCAAAGAGAGAATCACCAACTCACAACCTCCGGAGCCAGTCACACCCAACCCAGTTGAGACCGCCCCCCTATCATTTCTCGACAAGCGCGAGCTCAAAGATATTGCTGACGAGCTGAATCGTATTAGGTCTGAGGCGAAAAATGCAGCCACGTTATGCGAGCAAGACCTCTACTGGATTGCTGAAGCTGAATTCCAAATTTTCAGAATCGCCAAGAATATTGCTGGTGAATAA